One stretch of Monomorium pharaonis isolate MP-MQ-018 chromosome 10, ASM1337386v2, whole genome shotgun sequence DNA includes these proteins:
- the LOC105828878 gene encoding E3 ubiquitin-protein ligase RNF14 — protein MDYEKQKDEVTALESIYTEEEFSYHEENGRFECTFKIFVNLPAKCHLSYKDLRYEADPAQEVQISYLPPLTLHVTLPEDYPSTSAPTFMLCSTWLNPLVLSKLCRKLDSLWESSKQEILFSWMEFLQDKTLSFLKIKDHVDMDSMYTSYKRTLEKLQGSPINKEVSEPNKQCNSGASKENGVSKKTGVIDKRAILDCPIGRNPIQVLIDYNEKRKQIEFKKNFYTCNICFTDKSGEHCTQFLPCAHTFCKDCIRGYFEVKIKDGNVQNICCPEEKCKFEATPGQVKDLVSSELFSKYDSLLLSTTLDTMMDIVYCPRRHCQYPVTRDPDDNMARCPVCQYAFCVRCKMVYHGIEPCKISSAEKQQLLNEYQSASNEKKVEMEKHYGKRQLQTIIENTMSENWINDNSHNCPHCKTAIEKSDGCNKMTCSHCGTYFCWLCGTRLNPEAPYLHYRNPESNCFNMLYRGVIPDELDDDDDFDFHAEYLDYYSEDEEYINDEDFVLEYDD, from the exons ATGGACTACGAGAAACAAAAGGACGAAGTCACTGCGTTGGAAAGTATCTACACCGAAGAGGAGTTCTCGTATCACGAGGAGAACGGCCGGTTCGAATGcactttcaaaatatttgtgaatCTCCCTGCGAAATGTCATCTATCGTACAAGGATTTGAGGTACGAGGCGGATCCGGCGCAGGAGGTGCAGATATCGTATTTACCACCTTTGACGCTGCATGTCACGCTACCGGAGGATTATCCATCCACGTCTGCTCCTACGTTTATGTTATGCTCGACTTGGTTAAATCCACTAGTTCTGTCTAAGCTATGCAGAAAGCTCGACTCCTTGTGGGAAAGCAGCAAGCAGGAGATCTTATTTTCATGGATGGAGTTTCTTCAGGACAAAACGCTCAGTTTCTTGAAGATAAAAGATCACGTAGACATGGATTCCATGTACACATCTTACAAGAGAACGCTTGAGAAATTGCAAGGCTCGCCAATAAACAAGGAAGTGAGTGAACCTAACAAGCAATGTAACAGTGGAGCCAGCAAGGAGAACGGCGTGTCGAAGAAAACTGGCGTAATCGACAAGAGAGCCATTCTAGATTGTCCGATCGGTAGAAATCCCATTCAAGTGTTGATCGACTACAACGAAAAACGAAAACAAATAgaattcaaaaagaatttttacacTTGTAACATTTGCTTCACCGACAAGTCGGGGGAGCATTGCACACAGTTTCTGCCTTGCGCTCATACCTTTTGTAAAGATTGTATCAGAGGTTACTTCGAAGTAAAGATCAAAGATggaaatgtacaaaatatctGTTGTCCCGAAGAGAAATGCAAGTTTGAGGCTACACCTGGCcag GTAAAAGATTTGGTAAGTTCGGAGTTGTTCTCAAAGTATGATTCCTTATTGTTAAGTACTACGTTAGATACTATGATGGATATAGTTTACTGTCCGAGAAGACACTGTCAGTATCCAGTCACTCGTGATCCTGACGATAATATGGCAAGGTGTCCCGTTTGCCAATATGCATTTTGCGTTCGTTGCAAGATGGTTTACCATGGAATAGAACCTTGCAAAATTAGTTCAG CTGAAAAACAACAATTATTGAATGAATATCAATCAGCTAGTAACGAGAAAAAGGTTGAAATGGAAAAGCATTACGGCAAGAGACAGCTTCAAACGATAATAGAGAATACAATGTCCGAAAATTGGATTAACGATAATAGTCACAATTGTCCCCACTGCAAAACTGCAATCGAG AAATCGGATGGCTGCAACAAGATGACTTGTTCGCACTGCGGCACGTATTTTTGTTGGCTATGCGGTACGCGGCTGAATCCTGAAGCGCCTTACTTGCATTACCGAAATCCAGAATCTAACTGTTTTAACATGTTATATCGCGGGGTGATACCCGACGaactcgacgacgacgacgatttcGATTTTCACGCCGAATACCTGGATTATTATTCAGAGGACGAAGAATACATTAACGATGAAGATTTCGTTTTGGAATATGATGATTGA
- the LOC105828877 gene encoding tubulin alpha-1 chain has protein sequence MRECISIHVGQAGVQIGNACWELYCLEHGIQPDGQMPSDKTIGGGDDSFNTFFSETGAGKHVPRAVFIDLEPTVVDEVRTGTYRQLFHPEQLITGKEDAANNYARGHYTIGKEIVDLVLDRIRKLADQCTGLQGFLIFHSFGGGTGSGFTSLLMERLSVDYGKKSKLEFAIYPAPQVSTAVVEPYNSILTTHTTLEHSDCAFMVDNEAIYDICRRNLDIERPTYTNLNRLIGQIVSSITASLRFDGALNVDLTEFQTNLVPYPRIHFPLVTYAPVISAEKAYHEQLSVSEITNACFEPANQMVKCDPRHGKYMACCMLYRGDVVPKDVNAAIATIKTKRTIQFVDWCPTGFKVGINYQPPTVVPGGDLAKVQRAVCMLSNTTAIAEAWARLDHKFDLMYAKRAFVHWYVGEGMEEGEFSEAREDLAALEKDYEEVGMDSAEGEGEEGAEEY, from the exons ATG CGTGAGTGCATCTCAATCCACGTTGGACAAGCCGGTGTACAGATCGGTAATGCTTGCTGGGAGTTGTACTGCCTGGAACATGGCATCCAGCCGGACGGTCAGATGCCGTCCGATAAGACTATCGGAGGTGGAGACGACAGCTTCAACACCTTCTTCAGCGAGACTGGCGCTGGCAAGCACGTACCCAGAGCTGTCTTTATCGATTTAGAGCCTACAGTAGTtg ATGAGGTTCGCACTGGAACTTATCGTCAGCTCTTCCATCCTGAACAATTGATCACTGGTAAGGAGGATGCTGCAAACAACTACGCCCGCGGTCACTACACGATCGGCAAGGAGATCGTTGATCTCGTGCTGGACCGCATTCGCAAGCTCGCGGATCAATGCACTGGCTTGCAGGGATTCCTCATCTTCCACTCTTTCGGTGGTGGCACTGGCTCAGGTTTCACGTCCCTGTTGATGGAGCGTTTGTCCGTTGACTACGGCAAGAAATCAAAACTCGAGTTCGCCATTTATCCCGCACCACAAGTCTCCACTGCCGTGGTCGAACCGTACAACTCTATCCTGACGACGCACACTACTCTTGAGCATTCTGACTGTGCATTTATGGTCGACAACGAGGCGATCTACGACATTTGCCGTCGCAACCTGGACATTGAGAGGCCGACCTATACAAATCTGAATCGTCTGATCGGTCAGATTGTGTCGTCCATCACGGCGTCTCTGCGATTCGACGGTGCCCTGAACGTCGATCTGACAGAATTCCAGACCAACTTGGTGCCCTATCCAAGAATCCATTTCCCTTTGGTGACGTACGCGCCTGTTATCTCGGCCGAGAAGGCCTACCATGAGCAGCTCTCCGTCTCGGAAATCACAAACGCATGCTTCGAGCCGGCTAATCAGATGGTCAAATGCGACCCACGTCATGGCAAATACATGGCTTGCTGCATGCTCTATCGTGGAGACGTCGTACCCAAAGACGTCAACGCAGCGATCGCCACCATCAAAACTAAACGCACCATTCAGTTCGTTGATTGGTGCCCCACTGGTTTCAAGGTTGGCATCAACTATCAGCCACCGACCGTTGTGCCCGGTGGTGATCTTGCCAAGGTCCAGCGCGCCGTCTGCATGTTATCAAACACTACTGCCATTGCAGAAGCTTGGGCTCGTCTAGATCACAAGTTTGATCTGATGTACGCCAAGCGTGCGTTTGTTCACTGGTATGTCGGTGAAGGTATGGAGGAGGGAGAGTTCTCCGAGGCGCGCGAAGATCTGGCCGCGCTCGAGAAAGATTACGAGGAAGTCGGAATGGATTCCGCAGAAGGCGAGGGCGAAGAGGGCGCCGAAGAATACTAA
- the LOC105828876 gene encoding protein arginine N-methyltransferase 9: MQAEVNGILKKSLQKAREYDRIGDVGKAFAYYVIFAELSTRRSEIEETFTDVLCEWGMQLAKDNKFSDIVNCYKFSLNIYPNNPRMLNNFAAHLLRNNDPIRAIEYLKRALKVDVNFLPAERNLQNAYSMAVDRWHFTMLNDRQRNSAFEQAIYKRISQGYDTVLDVGTGTGLLSLYAKDAGATKVYACECSETMTLIAKEVFESNHATDIKLIPKLSFDLNVPTDIPERVKLIVTETFDAGLFGELVIPSMINVHMNILDSNGMIIPMGATVYTAAIECEYIRYRSSVIFEKIKDHCSLNFDNVSALSDDEYYDTENLEKVQINYITEPQVLFKVNFNNLLELYEFCKDGIKQTLRAKCKCNGIIDGLVTWFKLHLDEEITLDSSDGKSCWQFAIFPTLPTECHEGDVLTIKAETLKGKLKCSYDTDNVRHSENLTLYHLPKEVIAFLNDFDYIKLLTEIGRSQENRQMKYILDTAPFPIYGLTLLKECKDSEILYYKTDNPTLRVLIEQIVRDSGLQGKVHMISNYEEIPCSLDSIFIHNFDIKGELKDDQDSCYEISRTLLKTNGVLLPQKIFLMGQLIYSEDLPNMVYVQDANLQKLSCLSNFSTLNTNSDSERDLHMWDNISDKINKSTNYVIAKHINKYKINQIFDLNSSLYSYEIMSEARILIEINETQTTETIVNFGEINNEERKTLPNALICWYKIQLGPHHVHDTKKNNSFMNHTAIVFEDELRDVILRDKEVKVKIHQMKGLVKITVLNL; the protein is encoded by the exons ATGCAAGCGGAAGTAAAtggaatattgaaaaaatcgCTGCAAAAAGCCAGAGAATATGACAGGATTGGAGATGTTGGGAAAGCCTTTGCATATTATGTTATCTTTGCGGAGCTGTCTACAAGGAGATCTGAAATTGAAGAAACGTTTACAGATGTACTTT gTGAATGGGGTATGCAGTTAGCAAAAGACAACAAATTTTCAGACATTGTAAACTGTTATAAATTTTCCTTGAACATTTATCCAAATAATCCTCGTATGTTAAATAACTTTGCGGCACACTTGTTAAG GAATAACGATCCAATAAGGGcgatagaatatttaaaaagagcTTTGAAAGTTGATGTTAACTTTCTACCAGCAGAGCGGAACTTGCAAAATGCATATAGCATGGCGGTGGATAGGTGGCATTTTACAATGCTTAATGACAGACAAAGAAACAGTGCTTTTGAGCAagctatatataaaagaattagtcAGGGTTATGATACAGTGTTGGACGTAGGGACTGGGACTGGTCTTTTGAGTTTATATGCAAAAGACGCAGGAGCCACAAAGGTATATGCATGTGAATGTTCTGAAACGATGACGCTGATTGCGAAGGAAGTATTTGAATCTAACCATGCAActgacataaaattaattcccaAACTATCATTTGATCTTAACGTACCTACGGATATTCCAGAAAG agtaaaattaatagtGACTGAAACATTTGATGCTGGCTTATTTGGAGAGCTTGTAATACCGTCTATGATTAACGTACACATGAATATTTTAGATTCAAATGGTATGATAATACCTATGGGTGCGACGGTTTACACAGCAGCCATTGAATGCGAATACATTAGATACAGATCGTCGgtgatttttgaaaaaataaaagatcatTGTTCTTTAAACTTTGACAACGTGTCTGCACTATCAGACGATGAATATTACGATACAGAGAACCTGGAGAAAgttcaaattaattacatcACAGAGCCACAAGTGCTCTTCAAAGTAAACTTTAACAATTTGCTAGAACTATATGAATTCTGCAAAGATGGAATAAAGCAGACGTTGCGAGCAAAGTGTAAATGCAATGGTATTATAGATGGCTTAGTTACTTGGTTCAAGTTACATCTTGATGAGGAGATCACGCTGGATTCTTCGGACGGAAAATCTTGTTGGCAATTTGCTATTTTCCCGACGCTACCAACGGAATGTCATGAAGGTGATGTTTTGACGATAAAAGCGGAAACCTTGAAAGGCAAACTGAAATGTTCTTATGATACGGATAATGTACGACATAGCGAGAATCTTACTTTATATCATTTGCCAAAAGAAGTTATTGCCTTTCTAAATGACTTCGATTACATCAAATTGCTCACAGAAATTGGTAGATCTCAAGAGAATAgacaaatgaaatatattttggatACTGCGCCTTTTCCAATCTACGGATTGACTCTTTTAAAAGAATGTAAAGAtagtgaaattttatattacaaaactgACAATCCAACGCTACGTGTTCTGATTGAACAAATAGTCCGTGATAGTGGGCTGCAAGGAAAAGTACATATGATATCAAATTATGAGGAAATTCCGTGTTCTCTAGattctatatttattcataattttgatattaaaggTGAATTGAAAGATGATCAAGATAGCTGTTATGAAATTTCCAG GACCTTGCTTAAAACAAACGGCGTGTTACTGCCGCAAAAGATTTTTCTTATGGGACAATTGATATATTCCGAAGACTTACCAAATATGGTTTATGTGCAAGATGCAAATCTTCAGAAATTATCttgtttatctaatttttctaCTCTTAATACG aaTTCGGATAGCGAACGTGATCTACATATGTGGGATAATATAtccgataaaataaataaaagtacaaattacgtaattgctaaacatattaataaatataag ATCAACCAAATATTTGATTTGAATTCGAGTTTATATTCATATGAGATTATGTCTGAGGCGCGAATATTGATAGAAATAAATGAAACACAGACTACTGAAACAATCGTAAATTTtggagaaataaataatgaagaaagaaaaactttaCCGAATGCCTTAATATGTTGGTACAAGATTCAGCTTGGTCCACATCATGTACATGATACAAAGaagaataattcttttatgaaTCATACTGCAATCGTTTTCGAAGACGAACTGCGAGATGTTATtttgagagataaagaagtaaaagttaaaattcatCAAATGAAAggtttagtaaaaattacagtactaaatttataa
- the LOC118647720 gene encoding serine hydrolase-like protein — MAVEFAEIKLSVPWGHVAARTYGSSTGQPILVLHGIEDNAGAFTRLMKYLPKKSFYYVCVDLPGHGWSSSFPSWMMIDWMDYVHSLYFILDALQWKTCTVLGHSLGGQTALMFSIFQPDRFEKIITIEALLMMPLFVKDLVTYFQIASALSVKDYREKFNKKPSLFTKEEILHSLMSKRYTPLNYEAADAIFERSVTEENGKYIHNRDVRLKNNPFSWMLMNECIKLNERLPMIPIYVLVASHGAFAPFKEECELILDIMKAKTMLEVIYVDGNHDVHNNDPEKVAPFICKILNSSNSSKL, encoded by the coding sequence atggcAGTAGAATTTGCGGAGATAAAATTGTCTGTACCCTGGGGTCACGTTGCCGCTAGAACTTATGGTTCTTCCACGGGACAGCCAATCTTAGTATTGCACGGAATTGAAGATAACGCTGGAGCGTTTACCAGattgatgaaatatttaccaaaaaaatcattttattacgTATGCGTAGATTTACCTGGTCATGGCTGGTCATCATCCTTTCCATCTTGGATGATGATAGACTGGATGGATTATGTACACtcattatatttcatcttaGACGCACTGCAATGGAAAACATGTACTGTTCTAGGACACAGTTTAGGGGGGCAGACAGCTTTAATGTTCAGTATTTTCCAACCAGACAGATTTGAGAAGATAATTACTATTGAAGCATTACTAATGATGCCTCTGTTTGTGAAAGATCTAGTAACATATTTTCAGATTGCATCTGCACTCTCAGTAAAAGATTAtcgtgaaaaatttaataaaaaaccatCACTTTTTACTAAAGAAGAGATATTACACTCTCTTATGTCTAAAAGGTACACACCTTTGAATTATGAAGCTGCTGATGCGATATTTGAACGTTCAGTTACGGAAGAAAATGGaaagtatatacataatagaGATGTACGATTAAAAAACAATCCTTTTTCTTGGATGTTAATGAATgagtgtataaaattaaatgaaaggCTTCCAATGATACCAATATACGTTCTTGTCGCATCTCATGGTGCTTTTGCTCCATTTAAAGAAGAATGTGAATTAATATTGGACATAATGAAAGCTAAAACCATGTTGGAGGTAATTTATGTAGACGGAAATCATGACGTTCACAATAATGATCCTGAAAAAGTCGCGccatttatatgtaaaatattgaatagcAGCAACTCCAGCAAACTATAG
- the LOC105833936 gene encoding ras GTPase-activating protein 1: MAEFVRGGPSVSNSAKLEHSSKGGSPSTGSEDGGHNESLNVENEFDPFLENLPDDIQDAEEPDGANATLLTAPPENQWYHGRLDRFTAEERLWDASKMGSYLVRESDRKPGSYVLSYLGRTGINHFRITAVCGDYYIGGRQFNSLSDLVAYYTHCSDLLKRERLIHPTPPPEPVNDKKRIVAILPYTKMPDTDELSFQKGDIFFVHNDMGDGWLWVTAHRTGEQGLIFRELVEDLDDSIDPNTVFSWFHPNVTKSEAVDMLVKAGPGSFLVRPSDNSPGDYSLFFHINNQIQRFRIEKKGVRYLMGGRTFECLDAVINRYRKEQIVEGHTLVQAMVTEPDGSVRVNREVQHAEKIYATLRECREQSGAKKNKGIKMQGYLEKKSEKNKKWKALYFVLLVDATDTHLYLYDNPKRTKPKGLIDLSCAYLYQVHESVFDRPHCFQLVERALPCLATITYLAAPNSENALDWINALKPLCVSQLTRAPKVARLRELRSLHLHILDAHRLPYKLVPNPFIIVALNNVKVARTKVKTGLHPLWDEEFILEDVPPDVMSFSLTLYNKGKRSKDTEVADLTVELASLTNGEEMDEWYPLSGVTPIGEWGALRLRIRYRHDLAMPPEEYSPLQQLLLDPELHVVKALADVCHLDRVPLANSLLRIFRYERKEAELLRSLNQAEVEKEDETPTLFRAASLTTTLMDLYMKSVCTSFLKAALRDTIVKLIESKQSCELNPTKMDSPEDACNNAEFLLQILDEVTLSIFTSPDACPRTLRYICGCLQRAVVAKWPHERLVRTRVVSGFIFLRLLCPAILNPRSFNLIAEPPPPSAARSLVMVAKCLQNLANLVEFGGKEPYMEVVNPFILKNKERMVVFLDQLSNVAEKPDPSEATDPRTKTVSDTARDLATLHHICVSHLKELQVLSKTQPTIKQLVTVTEMLSKHKQKYMEMIR, from the exons ATGGCGGAGTTCGTACGCGGCGGGCCCAGCGTATCCAACAGTGCGAAG CTAGAGCATAGCAGCAAAGGTGGATCTCCTAGTACAGGAAGTGAGGATGGTGGTCACAACGAATCGTTGAATGTGGAAAATGAATTTGATCCTTTTCTCGAAAATCTGCCAGATGATATTCAAGACGCGGAAGAACCTGATGGCGCAAATGCTACTCTGTTAACGGCGCCGCCAGAAAATCA GTGGTATCATGGTCGATTAGATAGATTTACAGCAGAGGAAAGACTGTGGGATGCGAGTAAAATGGGAAGTTATCTGGTTCGCGAAAGCGACAGGAAACCTGGAAGCTATGTTTTGTCTTACTTGGGAAGAACTGGAATAAATCATTTTCGAATTACAGCTGTCTGTGGAGATTATTACATTG GCGGTCGTCAATTTAATAGTCTCTCAGATCTGGTTGCATATTATACTCATTGCTCGGATCTCTTGAAGAGAGAAAGACTTATACATCCAACACCACCTCCGGAGCCAGTAAACGATAAGAAACGAATTGTCGCGATACTGCCATATACGAAAATGCCAGATACCGATGAGCTAAGTTTTCAAAAAggagatatattttttgtgcacaATGATATGGGGGATGGATGGCTGTGGGTTACTGCCCACAGAACTGGCGAACAGGGTTTAATATTTCGAGAATTAGTAGAAGATCTTGATGATTCTATAGATCCTAACACTGTATTTTCCTGGTTTCATCCTAATGTCACCAAAAGTGAAGCAGTGGATATGCTGGTAAAAGCAGGACCTGGAAGTTTCCTA GTCAGACCATCGGATAATAGTCCTGGAGATTActcacttttttttcatataaataaccaAATACAGAGATTCAGAATTGAGAAGAAAGGGGTGCGTTATCTTATGGGTGGTAGAACGTTCGAATGCCTTGATGCTGTAATTAACAg atatcgAAAAGAACAAATTGTGGAGGGACATACTTTGGTCCAAGCGATGGTAACCGAACCTGATGGTAGCGTTAGAGTAAATAGAGAGGTTCAACAtgcagaaaaaatatatgcgaCTTTGAGGGAATGTCGGGAACAGTCAGgagcgaaaaaaaataaagggaTTAAAATGCAAGGATATTTGGAAAAGAAAtcggagaaaaataaaaaatggaaagcTTTATATTTTGTCTTGTTGGTGGATGCTACCGACACGCATCTCTATCTATACGATAATCCCAAAAGAACCAAACCAAAAGGTCTCATTGACTTAAGTTGTGCTTACTTATATCAG GTCCACGAAAGTGTGTTTGATAGGCCTCATTGTTTCCAATTAGTTGAACGTGCTTTACCGTGTCTGGCCACTATAACTTATCTGGCTGCTCCGAATTCCGAGAACGCATTAGACTGGATTAATGCCTTGAAACCATTATGTGTATCACAACTCACTCGTGCTCCGAAAGTCGCCCGTCTCCGTGAATTACGTTCATTGCATCTGCATATCTTAGACGCACATAGACTTCCATACAAGCTAGTTCCGAATCCCTTTATTATAGTGGCTTTAAATAACGTTAAAGTCGCTCGCACAAAAGTTAAAACGGGATTACATCCGCTCTGGGATGAAGAATTCATTCTAGA GGATGTACCGCCAGATGTTATGTCTTTTTCACTCACTCTGTATAATAAAGGCAAGCGCAGCAAGGACACGGAAGTTGCAGATTTAACGGTTGAATTGGCAAGTTTGACTAATGGAGAAGAAATGGATGAATGGTATCCATTATCAGGAGTGACACCAATCGGGGAATGGGGCGCATTGCGTTTACGCATACG ATACAGACACGATTTAGCAATGCCTCCTGAGGAGTATAGTCCTCTTCAGCAATTACTGTTAGATCCAGAATTGCATGTTGTTAAGGCGTTAGCGGATGTATGCCACTTAGATAGAGTACCCTTGGCAAATAGTCTCTTAAGAATCTTCag gtaTGAAAGAAAAGAGGCGGAACTTCTGCGATCATTGAATCAGGCTGAA gTTGAGAAAGAAGATGAAACACCAACTCTGTTTAGAGCTGCCAGTCTTACTACAACTTTAATGGATTTGTATATGAAATCTGTTTGTACTTCGTTTTTAAAGGCCGCTTTGCGTGACACGATCGTGAAACTCATTGAAAGTAAACAGAGCTGCGAGTTGAATCCAACGAAAATGGATTCCCCAGAAGACGCGTGCAATAAtgcagaatttttattacaa ATATTAGACGAAGTTACATTAAGTATCTTCACGAGTCCTGACGCTTGTCCGAGAACTCTCAGATACATCTGTGGATGCTTGCAGCGAGCAGTTGTTGCTAAATGGCCACACGAAAGATTAGTCAGAACTCGAGTTGTCAGCGGATTTATATTTCTACGCCTTCTCTGCCCTGCCATATTAAATCCTAGATCGTTTAATCTAATAGCAGAACCACCACCTCCATCTGCTGCGAG aTCATTAGTCATGGTGGCAAAATGTCTGCAAAATCTGGCTAATTTAGTCGAATTTGGTGGAAAAGAACCATATATGGAAGTCGTAAACCCATtcatactaaaaaataaagaacgaATGGTGGTGTTCCTTGACCAACTGTCt aatGTTGCTGAGAAACCAGACCCATCAGAAGCTACAGACCCAAGAACTAAAACCGTGTCGGACACTGCAAGAGACTTAGCGACTTTGCATCATATCTGTGTTTCACATTTGAAAGAACTCCAAGTTCTGTCGAAGACACAG CCAACAATTAAACAGCTGGTAACGGTGACTGAAATGTTAAGCAAACATAAGCAGAAGTATATGGAAATGATACGGTAG
- the LOC105828993 gene encoding GTPase HRas yields the protein MTEYKLVVVGAGGVGKSALTIQLIQNHFVDEYDPTIEDSYRKQVVIDGETCLLDILDTAGQEEYSAMRDQYMRTGEGFLLVFAVNSAKSFEDIGTYREQIKRVKDAEEVPMVLVGNKCDLQQAWAVNMTQAREVARQYGVPFVETSAKTRMGVDDAFYTLVREIRKDKERTGKPPGSSGHKKRRCCIL from the exons ATGACGGAATACAAGCTCGTGGTAGTTGGAGCTGGAGGTGTTGGAAAATCAGCGCTCACCATCCAGCTGATACAGAATCATTTTGTCGACGAATATGACCCTACCATCGAAGACTCATATCGAAAACAA GTGGTGATCGATGGTGAAACGTGCCTTCTAGATATATTAGACACAGCTGGACAAGAGGAATATAGTGCAATGAGAGATCAGTATATGAGAACAGGAGAAGGATTCTTGTTAGTGTTTGCCGTGAACTCGGCTAAAAGTTTTGAG GATATTGGAACGTATAGGGAACAAATAAAACGAGTAAAAGATGCGGAAGAAGTACCAATGGTGTTAGTGGGAAATAAGTGTGATCTTCAGCAGGCTTGGGCAGTAAACATGACTCAAGCAAGAGAGGTTGCGCGACAGTACGGAGTGCCATTTGTAGAAACTTCTGCGAAAACGAGAATGGGTGTAGATGATGCATTTTATACCTTG GTTAGAGAAATACGGAAAGATAAAGAACGTACAGGTAAACCACCTGGCAGTAGTGGGCACAAGAAACGTCGATgctgtattttataa